One Candidatus Saccharibacteria bacterium RAAC3_TM7_1 genomic region harbors:
- a CDS encoding ATP synthase subunit beta (RAAC3_TM7_1_660), protein MSKHNGTIIQIVGVVVDVEFDSDLPAIYDALHVARGKEIVTLEVAQHLDERTVRAISLQSTDGLKRGEKVEATGAPISVPVGAETQGRMFNVVGEPIDGMKEPSGKTAPIHREPPALSEQANKTEILETGIKVIDLIAPMAKGGKVGLFGGAGVGKTVLIQELINNIAKFHSGNSVFAGVGERTREGNDLYYEMKEAGVLDKTSLVFGQMNEPPGARLRVALSGLAMAEAFRDEGKDVLLFIDNIFRFTQAGSEVSALLGRLPSAVGYQPNLQQEMGALQERITSTKKGSITSVQAVYVPADDLTDPAPATTFAHLDSTIVLNRALTEIGIYPAVDPLDSNSTILDPEIVGEKHYTVAREAQRILQEYEDLQDIIAILGMDELNDEQKKTVARARRLQRFLAQPFFVATQFTGNEGVYIKLEDTVNDVADLLAGKYDDKPENWFYMAGGPLSGKKD, encoded by the coding sequence ATGAGTAAACATAATGGAACAATAATCCAGATCGTCGGTGTTGTGGTCGACGTTGAGTTTGATAGCGACCTACCAGCAATTTACGATGCACTACATGTAGCACGCGGTAAGGAAATCGTTACGTTGGAGGTTGCCCAGCACCTCGATGAGCGCACGGTTCGCGCGATTAGTTTGCAAAGTACTGACGGCTTGAAGCGGGGCGAAAAAGTCGAAGCAACGGGCGCACCAATTAGTGTGCCAGTGGGTGCCGAGACTCAAGGTCGTATGTTTAACGTTGTTGGTGAACCAATTGACGGCATGAAGGAACCTTCTGGTAAAACCGCACCAATTCACCGTGAACCGCCTGCCCTCTCTGAGCAGGCGAATAAAACGGAAATTCTCGAAACCGGCATCAAAGTGATTGACCTGATTGCGCCGATGGCGAAAGGTGGTAAGGTTGGTTTGTTCGGTGGTGCCGGTGTCGGCAAGACCGTCCTGATCCAGGAGCTAATCAACAACATTGCGAAGTTTCACTCTGGAAACTCGGTTTTCGCAGGTGTTGGCGAACGTACCCGTGAGGGAAACGACCTCTATTACGAAATGAAAGAAGCCGGCGTGCTCGACAAGACGTCGCTCGTCTTTGGCCAGATGAATGAGCCACCTGGAGCCCGTCTTCGTGTTGCACTTTCTGGTCTGGCGATGGCAGAAGCTTTCCGTGACGAAGGAAAAGACGTACTGCTCTTTATCGACAATATCTTTCGCTTTACCCAGGCCGGAAGCGAGGTGTCGGCACTACTTGGTCGTTTGCCAAGTGCCGTGGGCTATCAGCCAAACTTGCAGCAGGAAATGGGTGCGCTCCAAGAACGCATTACTAGTACGAAAAAAGGTTCAATCACGTCTGTCCAGGCGGTCTATGTGCCAGCAGACGATCTTACCGACCCGGCACCTGCAACCACATTTGCTCACCTTGACTCGACAATCGTGCTCAATCGTGCCCTGACAGAGATTGGTATCTACCCTGCCGTTGATCCCCTCGACTCAAACTCGACGATTCTCGATCCGGAGATCGTTGGCGAAAAACACTATACGGTGGCTCGTGAAGCACAACGTATTTTGCAGGAATACGAGGATCTACAGGACATTATCGCGATCCTTGGTATGGACGAGCTGAATGACGAGCAGAAAAAAACTGTGGCGCGCGCTCGTCGCTTGCAGCGTTTCTTGGCACAGCCATTCTTCGTTGCGACACAATTTACCGGCAACGAAGGCGTGTATATTAAGCTGGAGGATACGGTTAATGACGTCGCTGACCTCCTGGCTGGTAAGTATGATGACAAACCGGAAAACTGGTTCTATATGGCCGGCGGCCCGTTAAGCGGAAAGAAAGATTAG
- a CDS encoding ATP synthase epsilon chain (RAAC3_TM7_1_661) has translation MDFQLITLHGVALNKEVYEVMLPTADGPISVFPGHEPLVSIATPGVIAVRHQKIDDDDHLEYFAVGGGVIEVTQKSIKVLVDEADHGDDIIEAESKAALERAIKLRDSAKDQIEIEKAHQLIDRHMIRLKVADLRRRHRRG, from the coding sequence GTGGATTTTCAACTCATCACTCTGCATGGAGTCGCTCTCAATAAAGAGGTCTATGAGGTAATGCTACCGACGGCTGATGGCCCAATCTCCGTCTTCCCTGGCCATGAGCCGCTTGTCTCGATTGCAACGCCGGGTGTCATCGCTGTCCGCCATCAGAAAATAGATGACGATGATCATCTGGAGTACTTTGCAGTCGGTGGTGGGGTGATCGAGGTTACGCAAAAATCAATCAAGGTGCTGGTTGATGAAGCTGATCATGGTGATGATATCATCGAAGCTGAAAGCAAGGCCGCGCTTGAGCGTGCCATAAAACTACGTGATAGTGCAAAGGATCAGATTGAGATCGAAAAAGCGCATCAGTTGATTGATCGTCATATGATACGCCTGAAAGTTGCCGACCTGCGTCGCCGCCACCGACGAGGCTAA
- a CDS encoding hypothetical protein (RAAC3_TM7_1_662): MLSGQNQRGFTIVELLIVIVVIAILVAVTIVAYSGVQSRARDNIRYQDAKAIINALELYKIDNGKYPNMPATAAGATGCSAGGYNFSWAQDGTWLKLLVDGKYLPRVLLPPINDCSHFYSYIYRAASNYGCTTRTSNYYILQIVGTDGTMTPSDSTSYFKPCPETTVAWGSSASTWAFAKDDD; encoded by the coding sequence ATGCTTTCTGGCCAAAATCAGCGAGGTTTTACAATTGTTGAATTGCTTATTGTAATCGTGGTAATTGCTATTTTAGTCGCTGTTACTATAGTGGCATATAGCGGGGTACAGTCACGAGCACGCGACAATATCCGCTATCAAGATGCTAAGGCGATTATTAATGCACTTGAGTTGTATAAAATTGACAACGGGAAATATCCGAATATGCCAGCCACTGCTGCTGGGGCGACTGGCTGCAGTGCTGGTGGCTACAATTTCAGTTGGGCACAAGACGGCACATGGCTCAAACTACTTGTAGATGGGAAGTATTTACCAAGAGTCTTGTTGCCACCTATTAATGACTGTTCGCATTTCTACAGCTATATCTATCGAGCTGCTTCTAACTATGGATGCACGACCCGAACCTCGAATTATTACATTCTCCAAATTGTAGGAACGGATGGAACGATGACACCAAGCGATAGTACGAGTTATTTCAAGCCATGCCCAGAGACGACGGTGGCCTGGGGCAGTAGTGCGTCAACCTGGGCATTCGCTAAGGACGATGATTAA
- a CDS encoding tRNA-dihydrouridine synthase (RAAC3_TM7_1_663), producing MNIWRDLPRPFFILAPMEAVTDVVFRHVVAKASAPDLYFTEFTNATGWTHAGDKAIGGRLVKTDDEHSIIAQLWGAEPEAIAKLALHCKELGYDGIDINMGCPDSSATKSGGGAAMIRTPELASEMIEAAKTSGLPVSVKTRLGYSQLDEWQDWLAHLLHQDIVNLTIHLRTKKEMSKVPAHLELIPEIKQLRDNIAPKTLLTINGDIEDRAHGEQLARETGVDGIMIGRGVFHNPFCFQAVEQRSATSGVEGKSVVQSASADEAPSAIERSRKAANKKMLIDLLYFHLDLHDQWNTPEYPRKFDPLKRFFKIYVRDFEGAAELRDKLMHTKSTAEVREILRL from the coding sequence ATGAATATCTGGCGCGATTTACCACGACCTTTCTTTATTTTGGCTCCGATGGAGGCAGTAACTGATGTGGTTTTTCGGCACGTGGTAGCAAAAGCCTCCGCGCCAGATCTGTATTTTACTGAATTTACCAATGCTACCGGTTGGACGCACGCTGGCGACAAGGCTATCGGTGGGCGGCTCGTCAAAACTGACGATGAACATTCGATCATCGCACAGCTTTGGGGTGCAGAACCCGAAGCGATAGCAAAGCTAGCGCTACACTGCAAAGAGCTTGGCTACGATGGCATTGATATCAACATGGGTTGCCCTGATAGTTCCGCGACCAAGAGCGGTGGGGGAGCAGCCATGATCCGTACGCCGGAACTGGCAAGTGAAATGATTGAAGCCGCTAAGACCAGCGGATTACCGGTCAGCGTCAAAACTCGTCTCGGCTACAGCCAGTTAGACGAATGGCAGGACTGGCTGGCACATCTTCTTCACCAAGATATTGTCAATCTAACGATCCACCTGCGTACCAAAAAAGAGATGAGCAAAGTCCCGGCACACCTGGAGCTTATCCCGGAAATCAAACAGCTGCGCGACAATATAGCACCCAAGACGCTCCTAACAATCAACGGCGATATCGAAGACCGCGCGCACGGCGAACAGCTTGCGAGAGAAACTGGCGTTGACGGCATCATGATAGGGCGCGGCGTGTTTCATAATCCATTCTGCTTCCAAGCGGTAGAGCAGCGCTCGGCTACTTCTGGAGTAGAGGGTAAAAGCGTAGTGCAGTCAGCTTCAGCTGACGAAGCGCCCTCTGCGATAGAACGTAGTCGAAAAGCTGCGAACAAAAAAATGCTTATCGACCTATTATATTTCCACCTTGATCTTCATGATCAGTGGAATACACCAGAGTATCCGCGCAAATTTGATCCGCTCAAACGCTTCTTCAAGATTTATGTCCGTGACTTTGAGGGTGCAGCGGAGCTGCGCGATAAACTAATGCATACAAAAAGTACCGCCGAAGTTCGTGAAATTCTTAGATTATAA
- a CDS encoding hypothetical protein (RAAC3_TM7_1_664) — translation MTMVHDQLAIHTQDEVLRDLKFELPPKVAQGLSDAALFDILYKSQGEERDGAEIIPAAE, via the coding sequence ATGACGATGGTACACGACCAACTAGCTATTCATACTCAGGACGAGGTTTTGCGCGACCTCAAGTTTGAGCTGCCGCCAAAAGTAGCTCAAGGACTCTCCGATGCCGCGCTGTTTGATATTCTCTACAAATCTCAAGGGGAAGAGCGCGACGGCGCCGAGATCATTCCGGCAGCTGAATAA
- a CDS encoding hypothetical protein (RAAC3_TM7_1_665), producing the protein MAYSIQDARDAAKKRPSARTPEEQRMVDDNRGDQGVRNNDHWSKGEQKIHGRAKS; encoded by the coding sequence ATGGCGTACAGCATCCAAGATGCTCGCGATGCAGCCAAGAAGCGACCGTCCGCCCGAACACCGGAGGAACAGCGGATGGTCGACGACAACCGTGGCGACCAAGGTGTTCGTAACAACGACCACTGGTCCAAGGGCGAGCAGAAGATTCACGGCCGCGCCAAGTCGTAA